The following is a genomic window from Fusarium verticillioides 7600 chromosome 5, whole genome shotgun sequence.
ATCAAATGCGGGGACGAGCATTGGAGTTTAGATCTAACTGTATTGAGTGCGGGGCCGACGGTGGTGATACGCCGTTAGCGTGACTGGTTCAGGGTATTCTGGGAACTTGGACTACTTGTCTCAGTGTTTGAACATTCTAGTCTACAATGTGAGCATCGCCACCAGGTGCAGAGAATTGGATGTACATAACTGTACATCAGATCCTGTAATATCTTGAACGCTGAGATTATTTGCATTTATGACAGTTTCTCAGATATTCAAGCAGCTATTTCCACCGATGTGATGGTGGCCGCACGGCAACAATAATAGCCTGAAAATTAATTCAGCTCATCTTCCTGATGGCTTTTTATAACACAGTCCCTTGTTGGATATGCAACACACAGTCAAGCATACCCTTCCTCCAACTGACCGTCATCTAAGTTACTCTGATCGCTTTGATCGACTGTTCCCGAAATGAGCTTGCCAGtacaagaagagcaagcccCTACCTAGCAAGAATAAGGCAAGTCGAGGCCGATTTCCTCGGCTGCATCTAGAATATATGTAATATCATCGCAGCTCAAGGTGTAGTCTTGACTGTCAGGACccttgatggtgatttgGTATGTTGGCATATTGAGGTGCTGATGGAATATCTGAACTGGATCAAGATAGGCAAGATGTGTCTGAggattgagaagaatgagaagttGTAAGGTTTTTTTTATATGTTATTGTGAGGTCAAAATACGAGACGACTTGAAATATCAAAACTTATTATTAGAAAACAGAGCTCATACTTGTATTGATTGGAAGCCATGTTATCAATCGGCAATGAGCTGATCTCGGAACCCGAATCTTGAGGCCTGGTCTAGTAGGACAAACGCTCGTAACCCAAAAATATCTGACGAAACACGCTTAGGCTACACTTCCCACAGATGCCCGGGACATGGGAAAGATTTTCGCCCTAGTCAGATCATCCGTTAATGTAAGAGATTCTACTTTATGGTGACACTAATTGCGTCAGATACATCTTGCTCCCGATCAACAATGGTGGGATCAATGAGGTCGACGATATATGCTGCTGACCCGGGAAGGTAACACGCGCAAGAATGAGATGGGTATGACAGCATGTCTTGGCGGTAATGAAAGCACGGAAAAAGGAGCCAAACAGAGCCAGACCATTATTAAAAACAATAACCTGCTGATGGAAGCCTGAAAAATAATGAGGTACATGATGTCTGTCAAATATTCGCCAGTGTTGAGCTATAGGATAGCCCTGATCGTGTTAGCTCTTTCTGCCTGGGTCCGTCTCATATAAGAATACCGGACTCAAATACATCCGACTATGCTGACAATTACTGAGAGAACCACCATCCAGATTGCACAGGCCGGTCCGCAGACGGTAGAGACCTCTGAGCTTGTGGAGTCAAGAGAAGTACTCAACTCTCGATTAAGAGACCTAGTTAATACTGCCCCAGTAATGCTCTTCATGAAGGGCGTCACCAAGTGTCCACTGTATCGCTTCAGTCGGCGTATCGTTCGTATCTTGAACGAGCACGGCATCCAGTATGACTCTTTCAATGTGCTGCAGGATGAGGCTATTCGCCAGGGCACTAAGGAATATGCCAACTGGCCGACATTTTCCCAGTTATGGGCCGATGGCGAATTGGTTGGCGGGCTTGATATTGTAAGTACTGCTCAATATACGCGACTTTATGATGTTGGCCATGAGGATGAATAGGTAAAGGAAGAGTTCGCCACCAATCCACAGTTTTTGGGTGTCTACAAAGTCCCTGAATAGCGGACGATATTGCACAGGAGATGGTTTAGTGGATGGATTGGTGTGTGATCATCTATGCTGCATCATTCAAAGATTATTAGCAAAGCTAATGGACAAGGTCAACGGGTTGAATTAGGACAACTTCTACTTATTACTTCTGCCACCGTATGTCCAATCTCTAAGTCAACAGCACTAGAACTTATCACTATCTATGCTCCAGAACCACATCTCGAAGAAAAAGGCTTGCCTTATACAACGCACTACATCCAACCCAAGCCTCACCAGTCCATATCGGCATTATCAGCCTTGCAAGCCAGTCCATCacaaaactcatcatcccCCTTCGTGACCGCAGATGTCGACACGTGGCGCCTGGCCGGCCATATCTCCTCCTTTGAAGCTTGCTCCTTCCTGCGATGATCAGTCACGATCTGCCTGACAGTATTCTGAAAGAATATTGGTGCGCTCTCCAAGTCCGGATGTAGCTCTCCATTGGTGAAAACGCCCGCTTCCAAGTTCTTCTGCACTGCATCACATAAGTACTTGTCTTCCCCGAGAACTCTCTTGAAGAATTGATTGGTCCTCTCGAATTCTTTGTCAGTGGCGTCTTTATGGCGATAGACTTCATACTCCATTGAGCAAGTGCCAACTGATGTTGGTACGCATCGCATCATGTAGAAGAAGTGTGGGCTGAGCAAGGAACAAAGCATTAGTTCGGTGTCTGTACCAATAGTATGAAGGATCAGGACTTACGAAACAGTCATGCAGGAGTTGGGAAAGTAATATGTGCTActgatcttgatatcatctTGCTCAGTTCCCTTCTTGGGTCGCGAGAAATGCTGAATGTAGCCGGGCTTGGAGACGGTGTAGTAAAAGGTCAAGTCTGTTATAGCCTTGACATCTGGGTGCGCAACCTGGCAATGATAACATTCGTTGTAGTTATCAGCAAGCGTTTTCCAGTTGTAATTGCCCTGCATGCCCCAGACGTGATCAAAGTGATATTCAGAAAAGTCAAAGTATTTGAACCGTTCCTGCGAATCAACACCCTCGAAGTCGTCAGACCATTTCACTTCTGGTTCCGGGGACGCATCCAGGTTAACCCAGACGAATCCAATGGCATCGATGTGCACATGAACTGGAAAGAGGCTGTGGTTCTCCTTGTTGAATGTTGGAACAGTGTCGAAGCGTGGTGCCTTGGCAAGTTTTCCGTTTATCCCGTATGACCAGCCGTGATATTTGCAAGAAAAGATCTTGGCGTTTCCCTCCCCTTCTGTGACGATTGGAAAGGCTCTGTGCCTGCAGATGTTGTGAAAGCCATTGATGGTCTCTCCATCCTTGTCCAAACACAGCACGAATGGGTAGCCAGCCTCTTCGAAGCGGAGAAAGTCTCCGGGCTTGGTGAAACGCAATTTGTGCGTGgcaagaagccatcgcttAGAGAAAATGGCGCGGCGTTCGAGTTGATACATTTCATCCTGCCGATACCATGATGCGGGGAGGGCCCGTGGTTCCTGAGCATCTGGCTTGCTGGACAGAATTGCGTCTCCATTTGGCTTGGTCATGGCCAGCACCGAACCGAGTTTCGAGAACATGGCAATGGTGAGGAATTTAGAACTTGGAAAAGCTTAAGAGTGGAAACTGGTCAATTTTGCTTATAGCAAGACAATGAATTAGGTGTAGCTGAAAATGAGGTAGGAAGCTCTGATCGTTCTCTTAACTTATCTGACCATCCCTCAACAATCTTCCCGCCGTCTACGTACGGGAGGCAGCACTGACGACCTCAGAGTTCAGACGGTCCGACCTCCCCGAGAGCTTCCTTACTCTTCTGTCATCCTTATCCTGTACCAGTATGATCGACTGCGATAGGCCATATCTTTGTTATGATTATACAATTGAATTGATTGGTCGGGAACTGTAAAtgagaacttcatcatgactgtcGCATGACCATTGCCTTGTTCGGGCATCCCATATTCTCCCCGCCCCGCTAGGTGCCGCTCTCGGGGAGACCAAAGTGGTATTCCCCGACCACGTGCTGGCTGATCAGTTATCAGTACAACCCCCTCATTTGATATTGGAATGCAGACTTAGTACAAAGTCCTGGAATCAACTCTTTGTGTTTTGTTAGGCTGAACAGAACAAGGTTTACATGGGTCTTTCAATGACAAGTAGTAATTAATTTGATGCATAACATTGCTCTGGCAAACGAGCTAAGAGCTTCCTGGGCACCGGGGAACTTGATTTCTGTGCGCCGTGCCCCATACCATATCTGATTACCCCGCTCGACGAACTACATAACTGGCAGATCAACGAATCAATAGCGTGCAACTAAAAGGTATACCTAGTTATGGCATGCATTTACCACTGCTAGCTAGATAAgaatgacaaggacaaaATAGGAACTAATGAACGAGCCcaaattaataataaaagacAGGTCATGCTCCACGTTCTGGTTTAGAGTTTCTTCAATTTGGCCACTTCTAGACCAGAGTAGCTTTCACATTCACCAACCATTTCCTCTCCACATCTTGCGTGATCATGTCAAACAAATCTACCACGGGCGGTCTAGTTGCCGTGTCTCACCCATCAGACAAACTCTCTGACCGAGAACGCTATGCCGACCTACGTATCAGTGGCGACCGGCATGGTGAGTCTCGGAGTTTCCAGATGGAAATCGAGGATGACCAAATCTTCTCTATGCGAGAAATCGACCCAgtgcttgatgccaagatgCGCCTCATCAATAAGGTCGAACGAGTTCCAATCCAAGTATATAATGACAATCCAAACTAATGCACCTGCTGTGTAGACCATGGATGAAATCGGCTGGACAAACATGCACCTCAAGCTGTTTTTCCTTAATGGCTTCGGCTACGCTGCTGACTCTCTCATTCTTGCCCTCCAAGCTGTGACTGCCGGCCAGGCTGCTCTTGAGTTTCGTCCTGCCTTCTCTTATGGCCTCAATGTGGCTGTCTATACCGGAATGCTGGTTGGGGTGTTATTCTGGGGACTAGGTAACCCAACATGAACCCTCTCGTTCTGTGATAAAAGTCTGATATGCTGCTTAGGTGCGGATGTCATCGGCCGTCGTTATGCTTTCAACATTTCACTCTTCTTATCCTCCGTATTTGCCATTGCGGCCGGTGCGTCGCCTAACTGGATTGTCCTTGCTACTTTTGTTGGCCTAGCTGCGTAAAGAGGTTCCTCATCATTGAAGTCGCAACTTACTAACAGTGAGTAATAGATTTGGTGCTGGCGGAAACCTTGTTCTAGACACCACTGTCTTCCTCGAATTTCTCCCTGGCAACAAGCAATGGCTTGTTACACTGATGGCCTGCTGGTGGGGCCTCGCATATGTCATTGTTGCCGCCTTTTGCTGGCCAATCTACTCGAATCCCAAGTACATCTGCGTGGATGCTGATACATGTACTAAAGGTAACAACATGGTTAGTAAAGGCATTTTATATACGATAAACTTGGTTCGTGTGACTGATCCCTATCGAAGGGCTGGCGATATGTCTGGTACGGCAATGGAGCTCTCGTCTTTGTATGCAGCATTTTACGAGTCACTGTGATTCGACTCAAGGAGACCCCCAAGTACCTTCTTGCGAAGGGTGACGACGCTGCTGTGGTTGCCATCTACCAAGATATTGCAAAGAAATATCAACGACCGTGCAGTCTCACTGTTGAGGCACTTGAGTCTATGGGGACCATCGACTCCACATATGGCAAGTCCAGGTACGGGGTCGGAGAGTTCTGGGCCCATATACATGGACTTTTTGTGACCAAAAAGCTCGCCATCTCAACGATTCTGATCTGGTTATCGTGGCTTCTTATTGGTAACGCAACAGCCACCTTACATCACTACGATGAAACTGACGTGTGCAGGCCTGGCGTACCCACTGTTTTATGTCTTTCTCCCTGATTACCTTGCCAGTCGTGGTGCCCAAACAGGAGAGTCAGGACCGTATTATCAGTGGAGAAACTACATGCTTAGCAGTATCACGGGTATCTTTGGACCAGTGGCTGCTGGTTTTATGTGCAATTCTAAGCTGCTTGGCCGCAAGTATACCATGGCCATTGGAGCTCTTATCACAATGGCCTTCTTTTTTGCTTATACTGCCGTCAAGACTCCGGCTCAGAATGTTGCCTTGAGTTGTGTCATAGCTTTCACGTTGAATATCTACTATGGAACCTGTGAGTCACTGGTGCCTACATTGATAAGAGGAGACATACTGACATGGATGTTTCCCAGTGTATGCGTACACTCCAGAGGTTTGTCAAATTAGCACTTGGAATAGCTCTAGTTGTATCAACTGACATGACACAGGTGCTGCCATCGGCCCATCGGGCGACCGGAAACGGAATAGCTGTAGCAGGAAACCGAATCATGGGTTTGGTATCCTCGTTTGTAGCAGCTTACGGTAACACTGCGACATCAGTCCCCATCTATGTGTGCGCTGTGCTCTACATCGTCATGGTAAGCTGTACTCCTGATGATATTTCATGGAAGCGGATACTGATCATTATGTAAGGCTATTATAGCTGTCATCTTACCGTTTGAGCCTTATGGGAAGCGGTCTATGTAGAGAAAGGTGCTGACATGATTTGGATGTCTATGCTGGCTCTCGAATGTCTTTACTTCTCAGGATGGTACCTATGTTATCAGCCTTCGGCCCAGACCCTCCTCTTCCTAGTCATTTCGATGCATAGTCCGTCCTAAATTTATTGACCTATGTACATCTTTGCGTGCATGCATCGAGCCTCTCAATAGCATGATTACATGTGAAGCAATCTTGTCTACCAATTTCCTTTGTCAGTGCGAGTGAAAGGCACCAATCACGTATCGATCCGTTTTGCTCAACCTGAAGGAGACTTGAGCTATGTTTACTGGTCCCATAGTCCGAGCAGCGCACCTTGGGAGTGCCACTGAAAACAGAGTGTGATGCCAACGCGAAAAGGCAGATTCATTTTGCAATTTATTGAACAAATAAGTTATAGATGGTTGGTAATATCATAACATCATGAATAATTCAATGATTCTCGTAATAATAATGGTGATGTTTATCTATATGCTAGATCTTACTTCGAACAACTGATTGAATCGCCGGTATAACAAACTTGGACAGATCCTCAGTTGTCTTGCCATCTATAGCCAGCTCCGCCATGACGCGACCGATAACAGGTGCGAATTTGAAACCGTGAGCCGCCCCCAACGCAACCAAAATGTCGGGATACTGATCTAGTGCGCTGAGTATGAATTGTCGACCCGGGGTTATCGTGTACTGGCATGTAACTGTGCGAAGgatctcaagttcctcatctTTGGTTACAAAGTCCTTCATGAATGCGGTCAGCTCATCCAAGAGCTTCGGAGAGTGGATGTATGATCGTTCTTCGGGGCTCATGTGATTGTTTGACACGTCTCGGCCTGCCTTAATGGTAGGTTCACCGAAAGTGGGAAACCCATAAAATGTCTTTCCATCAACCACCCGGATCCATACAGGAAAGTGCTCGGCAGTAAATAGAGATGGTTCTTTAGGCTTGAAGTACGTTACTTGCTCTTGCATGACCTCAAGTGGGATCTGTGCACCGAGGGGAGCAAGCAATTTGTTGGTCCAGGCGTCTGCAGCCAGGACGACCTTG
Proteins encoded in this region:
- a CDS encoding monothiol glutaredoxin; translation: MLTITERTTIQIAQAGPQTVETSELVESREVLNSRLRDLVNTAPVMLFMKGVTKCPLYRFSRRIVRILNEHGIQYDSFNVLQDEAIRQGTKEYANWPTFSQLWADGELVGGLDIVKEEFATNPQFLGVYKVPE
- a CDS encoding cytochrome P450 oxidoreductase, translating into MFSKLGSVLAMTKPNGDAILSSKPDAQEPRALPASWYRQDEMYQLERRAIFSKRWLLATHKLRFTKPGDFLRFEEAGYPFVLCLDKDGETINGFHNICRHRAFPIVTEGEGNAKIFSCKYHGWSYGINGKLAKAPRFDTVPTFNKENHSLFPVHVHIDAIGFVWVNLDASPEPEVKWSDDFEGVDSQERFKYFDFSEYHFDHVWGMQGNYNWKTLADNYNECYHCQVAHPDVKAITDLTFYYTVSKPGYIQHFSRPKKGTEQDDIKISSTYYFPNSCMTVSPHFFYMMRCVPTSVGTCSMEYEVYRHKDATDKEFERTNQFFKRVLGEDKYLCDAVQKNLEAGVFTNGELHPDLESAPIFFQNTVRQIVTDHRRKEQASKEEIWPARRHVSTSAVTKGDDEFCDGLACKADNADMDW